One genomic region from Jiangella sp. DSM 45060 encodes:
- a CDS encoding SRPBCC domain-containing protein: MSRRFESTHQADLDATPEDIWQAIATGPGIDSWFMGKADVEPGPDGSVRIDFGGYAPSYDVTAWEPGKRLAYGETPEPDGRFVAYEFLLEGRDHGSTTLRVVASGFLPGDDWADEFEAMSRGHEMFFRTLFEYLAHFAGRTATPVTAFGPPVADWDHAWSTLHDELGLTAPVRPGDAATVLGADGVVYYVNADTLGVRTGDALLRFIKGFRGPMIASHHVFADDAQRHTDAAWQSWLARVFG; encoded by the coding sequence ATGAGCCGCCGCTTCGAATCCACCCACCAGGCCGACCTCGACGCCACGCCCGAGGACATCTGGCAGGCCATCGCCACCGGTCCCGGCATCGACTCGTGGTTCATGGGCAAGGCCGACGTCGAGCCCGGGCCCGACGGCAGCGTCCGCATCGACTTCGGCGGCTACGCGCCGTCGTACGACGTCACCGCGTGGGAGCCCGGCAAGCGGCTGGCCTACGGCGAGACCCCTGAGCCCGACGGCCGGTTCGTCGCCTACGAGTTCCTGCTCGAGGGCCGCGATCACGGCAGCACCACGCTGCGGGTGGTGGCCAGCGGGTTCCTGCCGGGCGACGACTGGGCCGACGAGTTCGAGGCGATGTCGCGCGGCCACGAGATGTTCTTCCGCACGCTGTTCGAGTACCTCGCCCACTTCGCCGGCCGCACCGCCACGCCCGTCACGGCGTTCGGCCCGCCGGTCGCCGACTGGGACCACGCCTGGTCGACGCTGCACGACGAGCTCGGCCTCACCGCCCCGGTCCGGCCCGGCGACGCCGCCACCGTGCTGGGCGCCGACGGCGTCGTGTACTACGTCAACGCCGACACCCTCGGCGTCCGCACCGGCGACGCGCTGCTCCGCTTCATCAAGGGGTTCCGCGGCCCGATGATCGCCTCCCACCACGTCTTCGCCGACGACGCGCAGCGGCACACCGACGCCGCCTGGCAGTCGTGGCTCGCCCGCGTCTTCGGCTGA
- a CDS encoding helix-turn-helix domain-containing protein, producing MQDVTVIEDPAAAEASLDPMRTRLLAELAEPLSATMLAGRVGLARQKVNYHLRTLERHGLVELVEERRKGNVTERVLQATAASYVISPTALAAVQPDPSRSPDKLSARWLLALASKLVRDVGLLLTASTKARKRVATFAIDGEVRFASAADRAAFAEELGGAVSALVAKYHDESAAGGRTHRVVVAVHPSVDTAKNEES from the coding sequence ATGCAGGACGTGACGGTGATCGAGGACCCCGCAGCGGCCGAGGCGTCGCTGGACCCCATGCGCACCCGGCTGCTGGCCGAGCTCGCCGAGCCGCTGTCGGCCACCATGCTGGCCGGGCGCGTCGGGCTGGCCCGGCAGAAGGTGAACTACCACCTGCGCACGCTCGAACGGCACGGGCTGGTCGAGCTGGTCGAGGAACGCCGGAAGGGCAATGTCACCGAGCGGGTGCTCCAGGCGACGGCGGCGTCGTACGTCATCTCGCCGACGGCGCTCGCGGCGGTGCAGCCCGACCCGTCCCGCTCCCCCGACAAGCTGTCCGCGCGCTGGCTGCTGGCGCTCGCGTCGAAGCTGGTCCGCGACGTCGGGCTGCTGCTCACGGCATCGACGAAGGCACGTAAGCGGGTGGCCACGTTCGCCATCGACGGCGAGGTGCGCTTCGCGTCGGCCGCCGACCGCGCCGCGTTCGCCGAAGAGCTGGGCGGCGCCGTCAGCGCGCTGGTCGCCAAGTACCACGACGAGTCCGCCGCCGGCGGGCGCACGCACCGCGTCGTCGTCGCCGTCCACCCGAGCGTCGACACCGCGAAGAACGAGGAGTCCTGA
- a CDS encoding dihydrofolate reductase family protein, giving the protein MSTSVLYMSMSVDGYIAAPDDFLGGPEGHRLHEWFAPGGEFAELTGPAAQVMEEMGAAGAVVTGRRTAELMDHWGGDLGGRPIFVVSHRPPGPAARFGYPLVTYVTDGVASAMEQARAAAGDKDVHVQGGYTAQQALAAGVLDELQIAQVPVLLGGGRRLFDLLPAEVELEIVRVIDTPEATHLRYRVVSPAASA; this is encoded by the coding sequence ATGTCCACGTCGGTGCTCTACATGTCCATGTCCGTCGACGGCTACATCGCAGCGCCGGACGACTTCCTCGGCGGCCCCGAGGGTCACCGGCTGCACGAGTGGTTCGCGCCGGGCGGCGAGTTCGCCGAGCTCACCGGGCCGGCGGCGCAGGTGATGGAGGAGATGGGTGCGGCCGGCGCCGTCGTCACCGGACGGCGCACGGCCGAGCTGATGGACCACTGGGGCGGCGACCTCGGCGGCCGGCCGATCTTCGTCGTCAGCCACCGCCCGCCGGGTCCGGCCGCGCGGTTCGGGTACCCGCTGGTGACCTACGTGACCGACGGCGTCGCCAGCGCGATGGAGCAGGCGCGGGCCGCGGCCGGCGACAAGGACGTGCACGTCCAGGGCGGGTACACCGCGCAGCAGGCGCTCGCGGCCGGTGTGCTGGACGAGCTGCAGATCGCGCAGGTGCCGGTGCTGCTGGGCGGCGGCCGGCGGCTGTTCGACCTGCTGCCCGCCGAGGTCGAGCTGGAGATCGTCCGGGTCATCGACACCCCGGAGGCCACCCACCTGCGGTATCGCGTGGTCAGTCCGGCAGCATCGGCATGA
- a CDS encoding DHA2 family efflux MFS transporter permease subunit: protein MSSRSHRAWVLALTSVASLMVALDTLIVTVALSTIRDDLGATLEELEWTVNAYNVSLAVLLLTGSALGDRYGRRRMFAVGLVAFTASSTACALAPGVGWLIAARIAQGAGAALLMPLSLALLSAAFPAERRGRALGIFMGVTGLSVVGGPLLGGAITEGLSWEWIFWLNVPLGLVVLPFALTRIEESRGARTSLDLTGLVLATGAALGLVWGLVRGNGAGWASAEVVTTLALGAVLLVAFVGWERRAAHAMLPMSLFRSRSFSAGNAAGFLLIASLFGTLFLIAQFLQVAQGHSPLQAGLRLVPWTGCLMVVAPIAGALVDRFGERPFLAGGLVLQAAGFGWLALIASPGLAYAAMVPPLVIAGIGIAMAMPATQNSAVGSVPEHLIGKAAGANTMLRQLGGVFGIAVLVAVFAARGGYESPEEFADGFTAALAGAFLLALAGAAVGLLLPARRTAPAPTPGERAAEVVRS, encoded by the coding sequence ATGAGCTCTCGCTCGCACCGGGCCTGGGTGCTGGCCCTCACTTCGGTCGCCTCGCTGATGGTGGCCCTGGACACGTTGATCGTCACCGTGGCCCTGAGCACCATCAGGGACGATCTCGGCGCCACGCTGGAAGAACTGGAATGGACGGTCAACGCCTACAACGTGAGCCTGGCGGTGCTGCTGCTGACCGGGTCGGCGCTGGGCGACCGCTACGGACGGCGTCGCATGTTCGCCGTCGGCCTGGTGGCGTTCACCGCGTCGTCGACGGCCTGCGCGCTGGCGCCGGGCGTCGGCTGGCTCATCGCGGCCCGCATCGCCCAGGGCGCCGGCGCCGCACTGCTGATGCCGTTGTCGCTCGCGCTGCTCAGTGCCGCCTTCCCGGCCGAGCGCCGCGGCCGGGCGCTGGGCATCTTCATGGGCGTGACCGGGCTCTCGGTGGTCGGCGGCCCGCTGCTGGGCGGCGCGATCACCGAGGGGCTGTCCTGGGAGTGGATCTTCTGGCTGAACGTGCCGCTCGGGCTGGTGGTGCTGCCGTTCGCGCTGACCCGGATCGAGGAGAGCCGCGGCGCCCGCACGTCGCTCGACCTGACCGGGCTGGTGCTGGCGACGGGCGCGGCGCTCGGGCTGGTGTGGGGGCTGGTCCGCGGCAACGGCGCCGGCTGGGCCAGCGCGGAGGTCGTGACGACGCTGGCGCTCGGCGCGGTGCTGCTGGTGGCGTTCGTCGGGTGGGAGCGGCGGGCGGCGCACGCGATGCTGCCGATGAGCCTGTTCCGGTCACGGTCGTTCTCGGCCGGCAACGCGGCCGGGTTCCTGCTGATCGCGTCGCTGTTCGGGACGCTCTTCCTGATCGCTCAGTTCCTGCAGGTCGCGCAGGGGCACTCGCCGCTGCAGGCGGGGCTGCGGCTGGTGCCGTGGACGGGGTGCCTCATGGTGGTGGCGCCGATCGCGGGCGCGCTGGTCGACCGGTTCGGCGAGCGGCCGTTCCTGGCCGGCGGGCTGGTGCTGCAGGCGGCCGGGTTCGGCTGGCTGGCGCTGATCGCGTCGCCGGGGCTGGCCTACGCCGCGATGGTGCCGCCGCTGGTGATCGCCGGCATCGGCATCGCGATGGCGATGCCGGCGACGCAGAACTCCGCCGTCGGATCCGTCCCCGAGCACCTGATCGGCAAGGCCGCCGGCGCGAACACGATGCTGCGCCAGCTGGGCGGCGTGTTCGGCATCGCCGTGCTGGTCGCCGTCTTCGCCGCCCGGGGCGGCTACGAGTCGCCGGAGGAGTTCGCCGACGGGTTCACGGCCGCTCTGGCCGGCGCGTTCCTGCTGGCCCTGGCCGGCGCCGCCGTGGGGCTGCTGCTGCCCGCACGGCGGACGGCGCCGGCTCCGACGCCAGGCGAGCGGGCGGCGGAGGTCGTCAGGAGCTGA
- a CDS encoding sigma-70 family RNA polymerase sigma factor — MTVTSEARADEFARQADPYRRELLAHCYRMLGSLHDAEDTVQETYLRAWRGYDGFEGRSSLRTWLYTIATRACLRALETRGRRALPSGLAGPGGDPDAALEPPLTDVPWLEPFPDTLADPLAGDPAAIAVGRESTRLALIAALQYLPARQRAVLILRDVLRWRAAEVARLLDTTTTAVNSALRRARAQLAELNVDGVDAAPSDARQRDLLDRYVAAFEHADIDGLVRLLARDAVLEMPPHATWFRGAETIGRFLAPRLRAPGGMLALPTRANGQPAHAMYKRGPDGVHRAHGLVVLTMAGARIDRLTVFLDPEVVRAFGLPAVRAGGATR, encoded by the coding sequence ATGACCGTGACGTCCGAGGCGCGGGCCGACGAGTTCGCCCGGCAGGCCGACCCGTACCGCCGGGAGCTGCTGGCGCACTGCTACCGCATGCTCGGCTCGCTGCACGACGCCGAGGACACCGTCCAGGAGACCTACCTGCGGGCGTGGCGCGGCTACGACGGGTTCGAGGGCCGGTCGTCGCTGCGGACCTGGCTCTACACCATCGCGACCCGGGCCTGCCTGCGTGCGCTGGAGACCCGCGGCCGCCGCGCGCTGCCGTCGGGACTCGCCGGACCTGGCGGCGACCCGGACGCTGCGCTGGAGCCGCCGCTGACCGACGTCCCGTGGCTCGAGCCGTTCCCTGACACCCTCGCCGACCCGCTGGCCGGCGACCCCGCCGCGATCGCCGTCGGGCGCGAGAGCACCCGGCTGGCGCTGATCGCGGCGCTGCAGTACCTGCCGGCGCGGCAGCGGGCGGTGCTGATCCTGCGCGACGTGCTGCGCTGGCGGGCCGCCGAGGTGGCCCGGCTGCTGGACACGACGACGACGGCGGTCAACAGCGCGCTACGGCGGGCCCGGGCGCAGCTGGCCGAGCTGAACGTCGACGGCGTCGATGCGGCGCCGTCCGACGCGCGGCAGCGGGACCTGCTGGACCGGTACGTCGCCGCGTTCGAGCACGCCGACATCGACGGCCTGGTGCGGCTGCTGGCCCGCGACGCCGTGCTGGAGATGCCGCCGCACGCCACCTGGTTCCGCGGCGCCGAGACGATCGGCCGGTTCCTGGCGCCGCGGCTGCGAGCGCCCGGCGGCATGTTGGCGCTGCCCACCCGGGCCAACGGCCAGCCGGCGCACGCGATGTACAAGCGCGGCCCGGACGGCGTGCACCGGGCGCACGGGCTGGTGGTGCTGACGATGGCCGGTGCGCGGATCGACCGGCTGACGGTGTTCCTGGACCCCGAGGTGGTCAGGGCGTTCGGTCTGCCCGCCGTCCGAGCTGGCGGCGCCACCAGGTGA
- a CDS encoding glucose 1-dehydrogenase has protein sequence MRAMTVEPGRPGSFEVREVPDPTPGEGDLLVRGVAIGICGTDAEIVAGEYGDPPPGRDLLVLGHESLGRVLRAPAGSRAEPGDLVVGVVRRPDPVPCPACAHGEFDMCRNGRYTEHGIKGLDGFGSQAWCVPDGDVVVLDPALQPVGMLVEPASVVAKAWEQIQRIGERAWFEPASVLVTGAGPIGLLAALLGVQRGLDVHVLDVVGRGPKPDAVAALGATYHHDGLERAAEKVRPDVVIEATGVSDLAFGAMANTAAFGIVCLTGVYAAGRRISVEAGSGYREMVLENDVLFGSVNANHRHYRAAADALAAADPAWLGRLITRRVPLEDAARALRREDDDIKVVVDLI, from the coding sequence GTGCGCGCGATGACGGTGGAGCCCGGCCGGCCCGGGTCGTTCGAGGTCCGCGAGGTGCCCGACCCGACGCCAGGGGAGGGCGACCTGCTGGTGCGGGGCGTCGCGATCGGGATCTGCGGCACCGACGCCGAGATCGTCGCTGGTGAGTACGGAGACCCGCCGCCCGGTCGCGACCTCCTGGTGCTGGGGCACGAGTCGCTCGGCCGGGTCCTGCGGGCGCCGGCCGGGAGCCGGGCCGAGCCGGGCGATCTGGTGGTCGGCGTCGTCCGGCGGCCCGACCCGGTGCCGTGCCCGGCCTGCGCGCATGGTGAGTTCGACATGTGCCGCAACGGCCGCTACACCGAGCACGGCATCAAGGGACTGGACGGCTTCGGCTCGCAGGCATGGTGCGTCCCGGACGGCGACGTGGTCGTGCTCGATCCGGCACTGCAGCCGGTCGGCATGCTGGTCGAGCCGGCCAGTGTGGTGGCGAAGGCGTGGGAGCAGATCCAGCGCATCGGGGAGCGGGCGTGGTTCGAGCCCGCCTCGGTGCTCGTCACCGGCGCCGGTCCGATCGGTCTGCTGGCCGCGTTGCTGGGCGTGCAGCGCGGACTGGACGTGCACGTCCTCGACGTCGTCGGCCGCGGGCCCAAGCCGGACGCCGTCGCCGCCCTCGGCGCGACGTACCACCACGACGGGCTGGAGCGGGCCGCCGAGAAGGTCCGGCCGGACGTCGTCATCGAGGCCACCGGTGTCTCCGACCTCGCCTTCGGCGCCATGGCGAACACCGCCGCGTTCGGCATCGTCTGCTTGACCGGCGTGTACGCCGCCGGGCGACGCATCTCCGTCGAGGCGGGCAGCGGCTATCGCGAGATGGTGCTGGAGAACGACGTGCTGTTCGGGTCGGTCAACGCCAACCACCGGCACTACCGGGCCGCGGCGGACGCTCTGGCGGCGGCCGACCCCGCCTGGCTCGGCCGGCTGATCACCCGGCGGGTGCCACTGGAGGACGCGGCGCGGGCACTGCGGCGCGAGGACGACGACATCAAGGTGGTCGTCGACCTCATCTAG
- a CDS encoding bifunctional helix-turn-helix transcriptional regulator/GNAT family N-acetyltransferase — protein MDEAMVAQVRRFNRVVTQQVGALSDRFLARDRPLGESRLLWEIGDGRDVRSLRAALDLDSGYVSRLLRSLEAAGLVTTERSTGDRRVTLARLTAAGRAEKRLLDERSDELATQLLDALDGRQRDRLVAAMADVERLLTAATVRFAVTDPDDPVAQHCLRAYAAELDVRFDGGFSLDRGIRAAAADLRPPNGLLLVALLHTTPVGCGVLLFHDAGPAHLKRMWVDASARGLGLGRRLLAELERHAAEAGAPAVRLETNAALTEAIALYRSAGYTEVPAFNAEPYAHFWFEKPLLRQ, from the coding sequence ATGGACGAGGCGATGGTCGCGCAGGTGCGTCGGTTCAACCGGGTGGTCACGCAGCAGGTCGGCGCGCTGTCCGACCGGTTCCTGGCGCGCGACCGCCCGCTGGGCGAGTCGCGGCTGTTGTGGGAGATCGGCGACGGTCGCGACGTGCGGTCGCTGCGGGCGGCGCTCGATCTCGACTCCGGCTACGTCAGCCGGTTGCTGCGCTCGCTGGAGGCGGCCGGTCTGGTGACGACGGAGCGCAGCACGGGGGATCGGCGGGTGACGCTCGCCCGGCTCACGGCGGCGGGCCGGGCCGAGAAGCGGCTGCTGGACGAGCGCAGCGACGAGCTCGCCACACAGTTGCTCGACGCGCTCGACGGCCGGCAGCGCGACCGGCTGGTCGCGGCGATGGCCGACGTCGAGCGGCTGCTGACGGCGGCCACCGTGCGGTTCGCGGTGACCGACCCGGACGACCCGGTCGCCCAGCACTGCCTGCGCGCCTACGCGGCCGAGCTGGACGTCCGGTTCGACGGCGGATTCTCCCTCGACCGCGGCATCCGCGCCGCCGCCGCCGACCTGCGCCCGCCGAACGGGCTGCTCCTGGTCGCCCTGCTGCACACGACGCCGGTGGGGTGCGGTGTGCTGCTGTTCCACGACGCCGGGCCCGCGCACCTGAAGCGCATGTGGGTCGACGCGTCCGCCCGCGGGCTCGGTCTGGGCCGCCGGCTGCTGGCCGAACTGGAGCGGCACGCCGCCGAGGCCGGCGCGCCCGCCGTCAGGCTGGAGACCAACGCGGCCCTGACGGAGGCCATCGCGCTCTACCGGTCCGCGGGATACACCGAGGTGCCCGCGTTCAACGCCGAGCCGTACGCCCACTTCTGGTTCGAGAAGCCGCTCCTGCGACAATAG
- the dinB gene encoding DNA polymerase IV, translating into MFVVKRANILHADLDAFYASVEQRDDPDLRGKPVIVGMGVVLAASYEAKARGVRTAMGGRQARRLCPEAVVVSPRMSAYSAASEAVFDVFRQTTPLVEGLSIDEAFLDVGGLAKISGSPPEIAARLRREVLRKVGLPITVGVARTKFLAKVASAVAKPDGLLVVEPDRELDFLHPLPIERLWGVGEKTSVKLRQRGIHTVGDVALLAERSLVAIVGPAAGRHLHALSIGRDPRRVVVGQRRHSIGSQHALGSRRRTAAELDAVVVGIIDRVTRRLRAARRVARTVVLRLRFDDYTRATRSHTLAEPTSHTGQLLTVVRNLVAATAPTIEERGLTLVGVALSNLEDDDPLQLALPIDRHGGSALDATVDDVRNRFGVRAVTRAVLLNKDEGLVMPMLPD; encoded by the coding sequence GTGTTCGTGGTCAAGCGGGCGAACATCCTGCATGCCGACCTCGACGCCTTCTACGCGTCGGTCGAGCAGCGCGACGACCCCGACCTGCGCGGCAAGCCCGTCATCGTCGGCATGGGCGTGGTCCTGGCCGCCAGTTACGAGGCCAAGGCGCGCGGCGTGCGCACGGCGATGGGCGGCCGCCAGGCGCGCCGGCTGTGCCCCGAGGCCGTCGTCGTCTCACCGCGCATGTCCGCCTACTCGGCGGCCAGCGAGGCGGTGTTCGACGTGTTCCGGCAGACCACTCCGCTGGTGGAGGGGCTCTCCATCGACGAGGCGTTTCTCGACGTCGGGGGGCTGGCCAAGATCTCCGGCTCGCCGCCCGAGATCGCTGCCCGGTTGCGCCGCGAGGTGCTGCGGAAGGTCGGCCTGCCGATCACCGTCGGCGTCGCCCGCACGAAGTTCCTCGCCAAGGTGGCCAGCGCCGTCGCCAAGCCCGACGGCCTGCTGGTGGTCGAGCCCGACCGCGAGCTCGACTTCCTGCACCCGTTGCCGATCGAGCGGCTGTGGGGCGTCGGCGAGAAGACGTCGGTGAAGCTGCGCCAGCGCGGCATCCACACCGTCGGCGACGTCGCGCTGCTCGCGGAGCGATCGCTGGTCGCGATCGTCGGCCCGGCGGCCGGCCGGCACCTGCACGCGCTCTCCATCGGCCGCGACCCGCGCCGCGTCGTCGTCGGCCAGCGCCGCCACTCCATCGGGTCGCAGCACGCGCTCGGCAGCCGCCGCCGCACGGCGGCCGAGCTGGACGCCGTCGTCGTCGGCATCATCGACCGCGTCACCCGCCGGCTGCGCGCCGCCCGCCGGGTCGCTCGCACCGTCGTCCTGCGGCTGCGTTTCGACGACTACACCCGGGCGACGCGCTCGCACACGCTGGCCGAGCCGACGTCGCACACCGGCCAGCTGCTCACGGTGGTGCGCAACCTCGTCGCCGCGACGGCGCCGACCATCGAGGAGCGCGGCCTCACGCTGGTCGGCGTCGCGCTGAGCAACCTCGAGGACGACGATCCGCTGCAGCTGGCGCTGCCCATCGACCGCCACGGCGGCAGCGCCCTCGACGCCACCGTCGACGACGTCCGCAACCGGTTCGGCGTCCGCGCCGTCACCCGGGCGGTGCTGCTGAACAAGGACGAGGGCCTGGTCATGCCGATGCTGCCGGACTGA
- a CDS encoding DUF1992 domain-containing protein produces the protein MAERKPPGMGFESWIDKQVREAQERGEFDDLPLSGKPLPPSRPGDEYSWIREKLAREGESTDVLLPTPLLLRKELHKLPETLRDVRSEQVVRDVVADLNERIKQWLRAPSGPDIAVALADPDTVVAEWRAARAQRMAAEQQVRAERAAEAARAAAEERAAAEERAAAEEARRNRGNPLSPYTWLTWWRRQLGRRADRTP, from the coding sequence ATGGCGGAACGCAAACCGCCCGGCATGGGTTTCGAGTCGTGGATCGACAAACAGGTCCGCGAGGCGCAGGAGCGCGGCGAGTTCGACGATCTCCCGCTCTCCGGCAAACCGCTGCCGCCCTCACGGCCGGGCGACGAGTACAGCTGGATCCGCGAGAAGCTGGCCCGCGAGGGCGAGTCCACCGACGTCCTGCTGCCGACACCGCTGCTGCTGCGCAAAGAGCTGCACAAGCTGCCCGAGACGCTCCGCGACGTCCGGTCCGAGCAGGTCGTCCGCGACGTCGTCGCCGACCTGAACGAGCGCATCAAGCAGTGGCTGCGCGCGCCGTCGGGCCCGGACATCGCGGTCGCCCTGGCCGACCCCGACACCGTCGTGGCCGAGTGGCGCGCCGCGCGGGCCCAGCGCATGGCCGCCGAGCAGCAGGTGCGGGCCGAGCGCGCCGCCGAGGCCGCGCGGGCGGCGGCCGAGGAGCGGGCCGCCGCCGAGGAGCGGGCCGCCGCCGAGGAGGCCCGCCGCAACCGCGGCAACCCGCTCAGCCCCTACACCTGGCTCACCTGGTGGCGCCGCCAGCTCGGACGGCGGGCAGACCGAACGCCCTGA
- a CDS encoding alpha/beta fold hydrolase, which yields MSTVTSADGTVIAYSKAGSGPPLVLVDGALCYRDFGPMSGLADALASSFTVYTYDRRGRGESGDTAPYAVEREAEDLEALIAAAGGEAFVYGVSSGAALALETAKRPGSGITKLALYELPAIIDDTAKPWPSDLLARTDALVAAGRRGDVVKLFMKTVGAPAVAIAMMRLTPVWKKLKAVAHTIPNDFRVLGDTGYGKPFPADRWSAVAQPALVMDGGKSPEYMRGSQRRLAEVLPNAQHRTLPGQTHMVKAAVHAPVLAEYFSS from the coding sequence ATGTCCACCGTCACCTCGGCCGACGGCACCGTCATCGCGTACAGCAAGGCCGGCTCCGGCCCGCCGCTCGTCCTCGTCGACGGCGCCCTGTGCTACCGCGATTTCGGCCCCATGTCCGGCCTCGCCGACGCCCTGGCCTCGTCGTTCACCGTCTACACCTACGACCGGCGCGGCCGCGGCGAGAGCGGCGACACCGCGCCGTACGCCGTCGAGCGCGAAGCCGAGGACCTCGAGGCGCTGATCGCCGCGGCCGGCGGCGAGGCGTTCGTGTACGGCGTCTCGTCCGGCGCGGCGCTGGCGCTGGAGACGGCGAAGCGGCCCGGATCCGGCATCACGAAGCTGGCGCTGTACGAGCTGCCCGCCATCATCGACGACACCGCGAAGCCGTGGCCGTCCGACCTGCTGGCCCGCACCGACGCGCTGGTCGCGGCCGGCCGCCGCGGCGATGTCGTCAAGCTGTTCATGAAGACCGTCGGCGCACCGGCGGTCGCCATCGCGATGATGCGGCTCACCCCGGTGTGGAAGAAGCTCAAGGCCGTGGCGCACACCATCCCGAACGACTTCCGCGTGCTCGGCGACACCGGCTACGGCAAGCCGTTCCCCGCCGACCGGTGGTCCGCGGTCGCCCAGCCGGCCCTCGTCATGGACGGCGGCAAGAGCCCCGAGTACATGCGGGGCAGCCAGCGGCGGCTGGCCGAGGTGCTGCCGAACGCGCAGCACCGGACCCTGCCCGGCCAGACGCACATGGTGAAGGCGGCCGTGCACGCTCCGGTGCTCGCGGAGTACTTCAGCTCCTGA
- a CDS encoding GNAT family N-acetyltransferase, whose amino-acid sequence MPANLIVEPLDRRPELAAMQSQLPNLWPRFMQQDPTANLYYPDVEANHPEHVLIAYEEPDTPVALAYTVPFEFGSEHRRELPDDGWDGVIRWAAQDRDRDTRPTLVSALEISIRPDRRGQGLAQVLLAAMHENVRRLGFTELVAPVRPSAKHLEPHTPMHEYAHRTRPDGLPEDPWLRVHARAGATIAKVAPRSMVITGTLADWREWTGLPFDTTGDVVVPQALLPVHCSVEHDHAVYVEPNVWMRHPVG is encoded by the coding sequence ATGCCCGCGAACCTGATCGTCGAACCGCTCGATCGGCGGCCGGAGCTGGCCGCGATGCAGTCACAGCTGCCGAACCTGTGGCCGCGCTTCATGCAGCAGGACCCCACCGCGAATCTCTATTACCCGGACGTCGAGGCCAACCACCCCGAGCACGTGCTCATCGCCTACGAGGAGCCGGACACCCCGGTCGCGCTCGCCTACACCGTCCCGTTCGAGTTCGGCAGCGAGCACCGGCGGGAACTGCCCGACGACGGCTGGGACGGCGTCATCCGGTGGGCCGCGCAGGACCGCGACCGCGACACCCGGCCGACGCTGGTGTCGGCGCTGGAGATCTCCATCCGGCCGGACCGGCGCGGCCAGGGCCTCGCGCAGGTGCTGCTCGCGGCGATGCATGAGAACGTCCGCCGGCTGGGCTTCACCGAGCTGGTGGCGCCGGTCCGGCCGAGCGCGAAACACCTCGAGCCGCACACGCCGATGCACGAGTACGCCCACCGCACCCGCCCCGACGGCCTGCCGGAGGACCCGTGGCTGCGGGTACACGCCCGCGCCGGCGCGACGATCGCCAAGGTCGCGCCGCGGTCGATGGTCATCACCGGCACGCTGGCCGACTGGCGCGAGTGGACCGGCCTCCCGTTCGACACCACCGGCGACGTCGTCGTCCCGCAGGCGCTGCTGCCCGTCCACTGCAGCGTCGAGCACGACCACGCCGTCTACGTCGAGCCCAACGTGTGGATGCGCCACCCGGTCGGCTGA
- a CDS encoding DUF1801 domain-containing protein, with protein sequence MNTSSHQIGVWLDQLPADRRAEVEALAGQVRAAVPGLDEAIKWNRLTFTAGGDWHHWVCAVAATKHGASLSLHKGALLDDPERLLTGDGQYLRTVPGARAGEHAAALADLLRQAVDRQRDMLPG encoded by the coding sequence ATGAACACCAGCTCCCACCAGATCGGCGTCTGGCTCGATCAGCTGCCCGCCGACCGCCGGGCGGAGGTCGAGGCGCTGGCCGGCCAGGTCCGTGCCGCCGTCCCGGGGCTCGACGAGGCGATCAAGTGGAACCGGCTGACCTTCACGGCCGGCGGCGACTGGCACCACTGGGTGTGCGCCGTCGCCGCGACGAAGCACGGCGCCAGCCTGTCGCTGCACAAGGGCGCCCTCCTCGACGACCCGGAGCGCCTGCTCACGGGCGACGGCCAGTACCTGCGCACCGTGCCGGGCGCCCGAGCCGGCGAGCACGCCGCGGCGCTGGCGGACCTGCTTCGACAGGCGGTCGACCGGCAACGCGACATGCTTCCCGGCTGA